A genomic region of Cannabis sativa cultivar Pink pepper isolate KNU-18-1 chromosome 1, ASM2916894v1, whole genome shotgun sequence contains the following coding sequences:
- the LOC115704023 gene encoding transcription factor bHLH110-like isoform X2 encodes MKNAILPSVTTHYDFGNFNYDLQMFSDINPQNSFGFCMDTIPSLDNYNHTRLEDYSFPFQPSSLLTYPQQAFPSNILSCDVIDNSSDHHQQSNIFLGKKILAPQFEVDFHTIERRRKRPTEDNAIHFPRSSRWELHSDKRNKRNKVTRNDQEAMQEHKLGMPTKRSQKLSDKITALQKLVSPYGKTDTASVLQEASLYIKLIQEQIQNLYRMMSSPCESIRVSQSQGSGKRWLDLRSRELCLVPVSFTKAVALDDPIDKCSTYKH; translated from the exons atgaaaaacGCAATTCTTCCATCTGTAACCACACATTATGATTTTG GTAACTTTAATTATGATCTCCAGATGTTTAGTGACATTAATCCTCAAAACAGTTTTGGGTTTTGCATGGATACTATTCCCAGCTTGGACAATTACAATCACACAAGACTTGAAGACTATTCCTTTCCCTTTCAACCATCATCTCTGCTCACCTATCCTCAACAAg CTTTTCCATCCAACATTTTGAGCTGTGATGTCATTGATAATAGCTCTGATCATCACCAGCAGTCAAATATCTTCCTTGGCAAGAAGATTTTGGCTCCACAATTTGAAGTG gatttTCATACTATTGAAAGGAGAAGGAAACGTCCAACTGAAGATAATGCCATACACTTTCCCAGAAGTAGCAGATGGGAGTTGCATAGtgacaaaagaaataaaagaaacaaagtGACAAGAAATGACCAAGAAGCAATGCAAGAGCACaag TTGGGGATGCCTACAAAGAGGAGCCAAAAGCTCAGTGACAAAATCACTGCCCTTCAAAAGCTGGTTTCCCCCTATGGCAAG ACTGACACTGCCTCAGTTCTTCAAGAGGCTTCCCTATATATCAAGCTTATTCAAGAGCAAATTCAG AACCTTTATAGGATGATGAGTAGCCCATGCGAGAGTATAAGAGTCTCTCAATCACAG GGAAGTGGGAAAAGATGGCTAGATTTGCGAAGTAGAGAGCTTTGCTTGGTTCCGGTCTCATTTACCAAGGCAGTGGCGTTGGACGATCCAATTGATAAATGTTCAACCTACAAACATTAG
- the LOC115704023 gene encoding transcription factor bHLH114-like isoform X1, with amino-acid sequence MKNAILPSVTTHYDFGNFNYDLQMFSDINPQNSFGFCMDTIPSLDNYNHTRLEDYSFPFQPSSLLTYPQQAFPSNILSCDVIDNSSDHHQQSNIFLGKKILAPQFEVDFHTIERRRKRPTEDNAIHFPRSSRWELHSDKRNKRNKVTRNDQEAMQEHKLGMPTKRSQKLSDKITALQKLVSPYGKTDTASVLQEASLYIKLIQEQIQNLYRMMSSPCESIRVSQSQNYEQGSGKRWLDLRSRELCLVPVSFTKAVALDDPIDKCSTYKH; translated from the exons atgaaaaacGCAATTCTTCCATCTGTAACCACACATTATGATTTTG GTAACTTTAATTATGATCTCCAGATGTTTAGTGACATTAATCCTCAAAACAGTTTTGGGTTTTGCATGGATACTATTCCCAGCTTGGACAATTACAATCACACAAGACTTGAAGACTATTCCTTTCCCTTTCAACCATCATCTCTGCTCACCTATCCTCAACAAg CTTTTCCATCCAACATTTTGAGCTGTGATGTCATTGATAATAGCTCTGATCATCACCAGCAGTCAAATATCTTCCTTGGCAAGAAGATTTTGGCTCCACAATTTGAAGTG gatttTCATACTATTGAAAGGAGAAGGAAACGTCCAACTGAAGATAATGCCATACACTTTCCCAGAAGTAGCAGATGGGAGTTGCATAGtgacaaaagaaataaaagaaacaaagtGACAAGAAATGACCAAGAAGCAATGCAAGAGCACaag TTGGGGATGCCTACAAAGAGGAGCCAAAAGCTCAGTGACAAAATCACTGCCCTTCAAAAGCTGGTTTCCCCCTATGGCAAG ACTGACACTGCCTCAGTTCTTCAAGAGGCTTCCCTATATATCAAGCTTATTCAAGAGCAAATTCAG AACCTTTATAGGATGATGAGTAGCCCATGCGAGAGTATAAGAGTCTCTCAATCACAG AATTATGAACAGGGAAGTGGGAAAAGATGGCTAGATTTGCGAAGTAGAGAGCTTTGCTTGGTTCCGGTCTCATTTACCAAGGCAGTGGCGTTGGACGATCCAATTGATAAATGTTCAACCTACAAACATTAG